ATTCACGGCCTTGATCAGGGCACTGTAGGTATCCGTGAACCCCTTGACCGCCGACTTCAGGGTCGCGTTGTTCACAGCCACCGTAATCGTCGACGGCGCGGTGATGTCCGTCGAAGCCGCCAGCAGGTTGATACTCACACCACTGATGGCGTTGGTGAGGTTATTGGATGTCGACTCTTGAGGCGTGTCATCCAGGGTGTATTTCGCGTTCTGCGGCGGCGAACCGACAGCCGTCGCACCCGCCTCCAGGCCCGAGTCACCTTTGAGGGTAATATCGGTGCCAGCGCCGGTAGTACTGGACGATACCACCAGGCGCGAACCGTTGGAGTCAGTCAGAATGTTGGCACTCAAGCCGACACTGGCGTATTGCGCGTTGATCGAATCACGCACCTGGCCAAGGGTCGCCCCTGGCGGAACACTCACGCCATAGTCCTTGCCAGACTGAGAAATCGTCAGCGAGGTGGCTGAAGTCCCGGCATTGATAACCTTGCTGTCGCCGCCCGTAATGACTGCGGAGGACACCTTCGACGACGTCGCCAACTGCGTTACGCTCAGCTTATAGCTACCCGCAGCGGCGCCGGGGCCGATCGTGACCGCTGCCAGCTTGCTGTCTGACATCGTGGCGCTCAGACCGCTGAAGCTGACAGTCTGGGTCATGTTGGTCAAGGCACCACGGAACGCATCCAGCGCGGCCTGGATCTTGCCGATCGAGGTCAGTTGGGTAGTGGTGGTTTTCGTCTGAGTATTGATCTGCGCTTGCTTGGGTGCGGTTTGCGCCCCCACCAGGCTTTTTACCAGACCTTGAACGTCGATACCCGTACCCGGGCCGTTGACCGTTAGACCTGCTACGACTGTCATCGTCTTTCTCCTAAATCCGGGGCTGATGCTTTATTGACAAACACCGCGTCGCGCGGTTTCTGCAACAAAGTTCATGCCAGTTTAGACCTTGGCGTCAAATAGCACGCTGCTGGCATCATGAAGGCTTTGCGCGAGTTTCAGTGCAACTTCCGAAGGGATCTGGCGAATCACTTCGCCACTTTCGGTTGCGATGACCTTGACCACCACCTGGTGGGTGCTGTCATCAATGGAAAAATCCAGTTTGCGCTGGGCAGCCTGGATGAATTCGCTAATGTCCTTGACCGCCTGTTTCAGGTCGGTATGGCTCGACGGTTGCTGCGGATCGTCCGCTTTGGCCAACGCGTCGACCTTGGGTTTCTGCGCATCGACGGCTACTGGAGCGGTCGCATTCTGCTGCGCCGGTGCTGGATAAGACAGGTTCAACTTGACGCTCATGTCCATGACCAATCTCCTCATCGCGGAAAAGACAAAAGGGCACGTAAACGCGCCCTTCCGTCAGTTACCAAGTGCCGTTATTACTGAAGCAGCTTCAGTACAGCGGACGGCAGTTGGTTCGCCTGGGACAGGATCGCGGTGGAAGCCTGTTGCAGGGTTTGTTGCTTGGTCAACTGAGCAGTTTCAGAAGCGAAGTCAACGTCCTGGATCACGCCACGAGCAGCGGTGGAGTTGTCCGAGATGCTCTGCAGGTTGGCGATGGTGTTGTCGAAACGGTTTTGTACAGCACCGAGGTCAGCACGCTGGGAGTCGATGGTCGACAGGGCCTGAGTGAGCACGTCAACAGCGCTTTGTGCGTTGGCAGCGGTGGTCACGTCAGTGTTGCTGACCACGACTTTGCCCGAGTTGACAGCGGTTGCAGTTCCGTCACCGAACACGCCGGGAACGCCGGTGCCAGACAGGGAGTAGCTGGAGCTGGAGTTCAAGGCTACAGCGCCGGTGGCAATCACGTCAGCAGTAGTAGACAGGTTTGCTGCGGCGCCAAACTTGCCATCGCCGCCTTTGGTCTGAACACCGATGGTCGCACCACCAGCGTCAGCTGCGGAGAAGGTGAAGTTCTCACCCGAGTCGGACTTGATCGACAGAGAACCGGTCGACTGATCGAAGTTAACGCTGATGCCCAGTTTGGCGGCGTTGGAGTTCAGTTGGCCGGCAAGGTCAGAAGCGCTGGTGATGCCGGTGAACGAAACTTTAGGAGCAGTGGCACCGCTACCGACTGTCAGGGTGAAGGCACCGCTTGGGGAGGTCGTCGGGAAGGTAGTAGGCAACGTGAACTTGGCTTCGGTGCTAGCGGTAGCCTGCAGGCCACCGACTGCGCCGTTCAACTGAGCAGCGATATCCTTGGCCGAGGCTTTTGCGTCAATGGTCAGCTCATCAGATACCTGGCCACCACCGGTAACGGTGATTTTGCCGCCTGCAATACCGCCGCCTGGTGTCGGAGCATTGGACAACAACTGCTGCGAACCAATGTTGCTGGCCGATACGTTGCCCAGGCTCATGTTGATGGTCTGGTTGGCGTTGGCGCCCACTTGGAAAGCGGTAGTACCGAAAGAACCGTCCAGCAGGTTACGACCACCGAAAGTGGTGGTAGAAGCGATACGGGTCAATTCAGAAGTCAGAGCAGCGTACTGAGCCTGGTTCGACTTGCGGTCATCAGCGCTGAGGGAGCCGTTAGCGGACGACAGGGCCAGGGAACGCATGGTCTGCAGGATGTTGGTGGATTGCTGCATCGCGCCTTCAGCAGTTTGCGCGATGGAGTTACCGTCACCGGCGTTCTTGATGGCAACGCCCAGGCCGTTGATTTGGCTGGTCAGACGACCGGCGATTTGCAGGCCGGCCGCATCGTCTTTGGCGCTG
This genomic window from Pseudomonas sp. Bout1 contains:
- a CDS encoding flagellar protein FlaG, coding for MDMSVKLNLSYPAPAQQNATAPVAVDAQKPKVDALAKADDPQQPSSHTDLKQAVKDISEFIQAAQRKLDFSIDDSTHQVVVKVIATESGEVIRQIPSEVALKLAQSLHDASSVLFDAKV
- a CDS encoding flagellin, with the translated sequence MALTVNTNLASLTVQNNLNKASSALQTSMQRLSSGLKINSAKDDAAGLQIAGRLTSQINGLGVAIKNAGDGNSIAQTAEGAMQQSTNILQTMRSLALSSANGSLSADDRKSNQAQYAALTSELTRIASTTTFGGRNLLDGSFGTTAFQVGANANQTINMSLGNVSASNIGSQQLLSNAPTPGGGIAGGKITVTGGGQVSDELTIDAKASAKDIAAQLNGAVGGLQATASTEAKFTLPTTFPTTSPSGAFTLTVGSGATAPKVSFTGITSASDLAGQLNSNAAKLGISVNFDQSTGSLSIKSDSGENFTFSAADAGGATIGVQTKGGDGKFGAAANLSTTADVIATGAVALNSSSSYSLSGTGVPGVFGDGTATAVNSGKVVVSNTDVTTAANAQSAVDVLTQALSTIDSQRADLGAVQNRFDNTIANLQSISDNSTAARGVIQDVDFASETAQLTKQQTLQQASTAILSQANQLPSAVLKLLQ
- the fliD gene encoding flagellar filament capping protein FliD; this translates as MTVVAGLTVNGPGTGIDVQGLVKSLVGAQTAPKQAQINTQTKTTTTQLTSIGKIQAALDAFRGALTNMTQTVSFSGLSATMSDSKLAAVTIGPGAAAGSYKLSVTQLATSSKVSSAVITGGDSKVINAGTSATSLTISQSGKDYGVSVPPGATLGQVRDSINAQYASVGLSANILTDSNGSRLVVSSSTTGAGTDITLKGDSGLEAGATAVGSPPQNAKYTLDDTPQESTSNNLTNAISGVSINLLAASTDITAPSTITVAVNNATLKSAVKGFTDTYSALIKAVNTETQVTTNADGTVTPAGLTGDSTVRGMMKSIQSVMNSVTGTGAFKSLAQFGVTTDQTAGTLSVKDVTFDKAVLTNGSDLNSIFSGDNGLLSRLTSVTDGYAQTATGVFASRSTTLQDNLKDLSNQQDALNTRSDALTASLTVKYNAMDALVAQLKSQSDSVMTTLNSLNNPKTT